The following coding sequences are from one Halictus rubicundus isolate RS-2024b chromosome 11, iyHalRubi1_principal, whole genome shotgun sequence window:
- the Yl-1 gene encoding vacuolar protein sorting-associated protein YL-1 isoform X2, which produces MASNRERRSNAGNKMAKLLNEEEEDDFYKTTYGGFDETEQDHDYMEEDEGEDEVDSDFSIDENDEPISDTEQEGPKKKRRLVTKAYKEPKVQSQLPPKEKKVRQPKQHKHFIEKRKSIRRSTAAKSAATQRRLRERNEDQKRKTRVIRHDTWKPTQEELLEEALQTEQINVKSLEKYQKLENEKKNTRTVRKSHTGPMIRYQSLSMPVMVLSEVNVDKEDNKINVVGDDEKNVNANSETRSSEGIENSNVVVKLEDDEKDTSKSESVMKHRYEGSKRFYERTFITFENEKLFRNAFKKSTAQIPPSRALCAITRLPAKYLDPMTQLPYKNVQTFRLLREAYYQQLEARTDINDTTQSPELLRWLEWRQKNQGAAQRSMIRLETASTPMHS; this is translated from the exons ATGGCATCGAACAGGGAAAGACGTTCAAATGCCGGGAATAAAATGGCAAAGTTGTTGAAcgaagaggaggaggatgatTTTTACAAAACCACTTATGGCGGTTTTGACGAAACCGAACAGGATCATGATTACAT GGAAGAAGACGAGGGGGAGGACGAAGTAGACTCCGATTTCAGTATAGACGAAAACGACGAGCCAATTTCGGACACAGAGCAGGAAGGTCCTAAAAAGAAACGTAGACTAGTAACGAAAGCTTACAAGGAGCCTAAGGTTCAATCCCAGCTGCCGCCAAAAGAGAAGAAAGTTAGACAACCGAAACAACATAAACATTTTATAGAAA AGAGAAAATCTATACGTCGTTCCACTGCTGCAAAGTCTGCTGCAACGCAGAGACGTTTGCGCGAAAGGAACGAAGATCAGAAGAGAAAAACCAGAGTCATAAGACACGATACGTGGAAACCAACTCAGGAAGAATTGTTGGAGGAAGCGCTACAGACTGAACAAATCAATGTGAAATCATTGG aaaaatatcagaaattagagaatgaaaagaaaaatactaGAACAGTAAGGAAATCACACACTGGACCCATGATTAGGTATCAGTCGCTGTCGATGCCGGTTATGGTGCTTTCCGAAGTAAACGTCGACAAAGAggacaataaaattaatgtcgtAGGGGACGACGAAAAGAACGTAAATGCGAATTCTGAGACCAGAAGTTCAGAAGGAATAGAAAACAG CAATGTTGTTGTGAAATTAGAGGACGATGAGAAAGACACTAGCAAAAGCGAGTCTGTCATGAAACATCGTTACGAAGGATCGAAAAGGTTTTACGAACGAACGTTCATTACTTTTGAAAACGAAAAGTTATTTCGCAATGCCTTTAAGAAATCTACCGCCCAGATACCGCCGTCGAGAGCACTGTGTGCGATTACAAG GCTGCCTGCAAAGTATCTGGACCCTATGACTCAACTGCCGTATAAAAACGTTCAAACATTTCGATTATTACGTGAAGCGTATTATCAACAATTGGAGGCCCGGACAGATATTAATGATACAACACAAAGTCCAGAGTTGTTACGTTGGCTCGAATGGCGGCAgaaaaatcagggagctgctcaGAGGAGTATGATACGTCTCGAAACAGCATCTACTCCTATGCATTCGTAG
- the Yl-1 gene encoding vacuolar protein sorting-associated protein YL-1 isoform X1, producing the protein MASNRERRSNAGNKMAKLLNEEEEDDFYKTTYGGFDETEQDHDYMEEDEGEDEVDSDFSIDENDEPISDTEQEGPKKKRRLVTKAYKEPKVQSQLPPKEKKVRQPKQHKHFIESTERKSIRRSTAAKSAATQRRLRERNEDQKRKTRVIRHDTWKPTQEELLEEALQTEQINVKSLEKYQKLENEKKNTRTVRKSHTGPMIRYQSLSMPVMVLSEVNVDKEDNKINVVGDDEKNVNANSETRSSEGIENSNVVVKLEDDEKDTSKSESVMKHRYEGSKRFYERTFITFENEKLFRNAFKKSTAQIPPSRALCAITRLPAKYLDPMTQLPYKNVQTFRLLREAYYQQLEARTDINDTTQSPELLRWLEWRQKNQGAAQRSMIRLETASTPMHS; encoded by the exons ATGGCATCGAACAGGGAAAGACGTTCAAATGCCGGGAATAAAATGGCAAAGTTGTTGAAcgaagaggaggaggatgatTTTTACAAAACCACTTATGGCGGTTTTGACGAAACCGAACAGGATCATGATTACAT GGAAGAAGACGAGGGGGAGGACGAAGTAGACTCCGATTTCAGTATAGACGAAAACGACGAGCCAATTTCGGACACAGAGCAGGAAGGTCCTAAAAAGAAACGTAGACTAGTAACGAAAGCTTACAAGGAGCCTAAGGTTCAATCCCAGCTGCCGCCAAAAGAGAAGAAAGTTAGACAACCGAAACAACATAAACATTTTATAGAAAGTACAG AGAGAAAATCTATACGTCGTTCCACTGCTGCAAAGTCTGCTGCAACGCAGAGACGTTTGCGCGAAAGGAACGAAGATCAGAAGAGAAAAACCAGAGTCATAAGACACGATACGTGGAAACCAACTCAGGAAGAATTGTTGGAGGAAGCGCTACAGACTGAACAAATCAATGTGAAATCATTGG aaaaatatcagaaattagagaatgaaaagaaaaatactaGAACAGTAAGGAAATCACACACTGGACCCATGATTAGGTATCAGTCGCTGTCGATGCCGGTTATGGTGCTTTCCGAAGTAAACGTCGACAAAGAggacaataaaattaatgtcgtAGGGGACGACGAAAAGAACGTAAATGCGAATTCTGAGACCAGAAGTTCAGAAGGAATAGAAAACAG CAATGTTGTTGTGAAATTAGAGGACGATGAGAAAGACACTAGCAAAAGCGAGTCTGTCATGAAACATCGTTACGAAGGATCGAAAAGGTTTTACGAACGAACGTTCATTACTTTTGAAAACGAAAAGTTATTTCGCAATGCCTTTAAGAAATCTACCGCCCAGATACCGCCGTCGAGAGCACTGTGTGCGATTACAAG GCTGCCTGCAAAGTATCTGGACCCTATGACTCAACTGCCGTATAAAAACGTTCAAACATTTCGATTATTACGTGAAGCGTATTATCAACAATTGGAGGCCCGGACAGATATTAATGATACAACACAAAGTCCAGAGTTGTTACGTTGGCTCGAATGGCGGCAgaaaaatcagggagctgctcaGAGGAGTATGATACGTCTCGAAACAGCATCTACTCCTATGCATTCGTAG